Proteins encoded within one genomic window of Parolsenella massiliensis:
- a CDS encoding nucleotide sugar dehydrogenase, with amino-acid sequence MPFTNSPRDLSFAIVGTGYVGLSLACLLSQVGDVRALDVVPDKVEKINSGISPIADAEIEKVLATRPSTLQATLDADFAFTGRDFIVIATPTNYDADKNTFDTSSIETVLDEVLASGSTATVVIKSTIPVGYTERISSRYADLDILFSPEFLREGHALADNLNPSRIVVGIPSTDDGLKRERLGSAAASFAEALRRGASPSPLEDGIPTLVMGSTEAEAIKLFSNTYLALRVSYFNELDTYAESNGLDSSQIIRGVSLDPRIGDFYNNPSFGYGGYCLPKDSKQLLANYGDVPQNLIRAIVESNNTRKDFIANEVLDKRPRRVGIYRLVMKSGSDNFRESSIQGVIARLKAKGQDMLIYEPRCQADTFEGVPVTCDLTAFKDSVDLILANRMADELLDVRDKVFTRDLWKRD; translated from the coding sequence ATGCCATTCACCAATTCACCGAGAGATCTTTCGTTTGCTATTGTCGGAACGGGCTATGTCGGCCTCTCGCTTGCCTGTCTGCTCTCGCAGGTTGGAGACGTAAGGGCTCTCGACGTCGTCCCCGACAAGGTTGAGAAAATCAACTCCGGCATCTCCCCCATCGCCGATGCAGAAATCGAGAAGGTCCTCGCAACACGCCCAAGCACGCTGCAGGCAACGCTCGATGCCGACTTCGCCTTCACGGGCAGGGACTTCATCGTCATCGCTACACCCACGAACTACGATGCGGACAAGAACACGTTCGACACCAGCTCCATCGAGACCGTCCTCGATGAGGTTCTCGCGTCCGGTTCAACGGCAACGGTCGTCATCAAGTCCACCATTCCCGTTGGCTACACCGAGCGCATTTCCAGCCGTTACGCCGATCTGGACATCCTCTTCTCGCCCGAGTTCCTTCGCGAGGGGCATGCGCTGGCAGACAACCTGAATCCCTCTCGCATTGTGGTGGGAATCCCCAGCACAGACGATGGGCTCAAGCGCGAGCGCCTTGGCAGCGCGGCGGCATCGTTTGCCGAGGCCCTCAGGCGTGGGGCAAGCCCCTCCCCGCTCGAGGACGGCATTCCCACGCTCGTCATGGGCTCCACGGAAGCCGAGGCGATCAAGCTCTTCTCGAACACGTACCTGGCGCTGCGAGTCTCCTACTTCAACGAGCTCGACACGTACGCCGAGTCAAACGGACTTGACTCCTCCCAGATCATCAGGGGCGTCTCCCTCGATCCGCGCATCGGCGACTTCTACAACAACCCGAGCTTTGGGTATGGCGGCTATTGCCTTCCCAAGGACTCAAAGCAGCTGCTCGCCAACTATGGGGACGTACCCCAGAACCTCATCCGTGCCATCGTGGAGTCCAACAACACTCGCAAGGACTTCATCGCTAACGAGGTGCTGGATAAGAGGCCCCGCCGCGTGGGAATCTATCGACTCGTGATGAAGAGCGGAAGCGACAACTTCCGAGAGAGCTCAATCCAGGGCGTCATCGCAAGACTCAAGGCCAAGGGCCAGGACATGCTCATCTACGAGCCGAGATGCCAGGCTGACACGTTTGAGGGCGTCCCTGTTACTTGTGACCTGACCGCATTCAAGGACTCTGTTGACCTCATCCTTGCCAACCGCATGGCCGATGAGCTCCTTGACGTGAGGGACAAGGTGTTCACCAGGGATTTGTGGAAAAGGGACTAG
- a CDS encoding lipopolysaccharide biosynthesis protein, with translation MSHGANNEIGLKANIAWNTIGSVFYQGCLWLMTVLVVRLSSDYQNSGSLAFAMSIGNIYTALGTYTVRTFQVSDVKNTYSASNYVGLRVVTVLGALLGCGAYGLAVSPSFTTRAAVVTFLLFKADESFVNVLYGCDQKGMRLDYVGKSQIIRGILVVSLFIVGMEVTRNLALSIILIAIGCILVTLLYDLRKTNGLTDSLKPKISKEKALYLLRKLFPTVLGNFLAGLVTSAARQYFAIAFGEEALGIYASVATPCVIVQVLAQNLYTPMLGPIATLRANGDNRGARRKSIGLLLTVIGVALGLSIPLVLFSGAILGALYGETILPYLDVLPPALLVTTGVASIYVVTDLLIVYDKLRKTLTVNVIAFVVMASLLVPLTSLCYMNGLNLTLLIAYLSGTLYGLWVLLRSS, from the coding sequence ATGAGTCACGGAGCAAATAACGAGATAGGTCTAAAGGCGAACATCGCGTGGAATACCATAGGCTCGGTGTTTTACCAGGGTTGTCTTTGGCTGATGACTGTACTCGTCGTTCGCCTCAGCAGCGATTATCAAAATTCTGGCAGCCTTGCATTTGCCATGTCGATTGGCAACATCTACACCGCGTTGGGGACTTACACAGTCAGGACATTTCAAGTCTCGGACGTCAAGAACACTTACAGTGCCTCAAACTATGTCGGCTTGAGAGTCGTAACAGTGCTAGGCGCGCTTCTTGGCTGCGGCGCTTATGGTCTAGCTGTATCCCCCTCGTTTACCACTCGCGCCGCAGTAGTCACTTTTCTTCTCTTCAAGGCCGATGAGTCATTTGTTAATGTTCTCTATGGTTGTGACCAAAAAGGGATGAGACTAGATTACGTAGGAAAATCTCAGATTATCCGTGGCATTTTGGTGGTCTCTCTTTTCATTGTTGGCATGGAAGTCACTCGCAACCTGGCACTATCTATCATTTTGATTGCAATTGGCTGCATCCTTGTGACCCTGCTTTATGATTTGCGGAAAACAAACGGGCTGACTGATTCATTAAAACCAAAAATCAGCAAGGAAAAGGCCCTGTATCTATTGCGCAAGCTATTTCCCACAGTGCTCGGGAATTTCTTGGCCGGACTTGTGACCTCGGCTGCTAGGCAGTACTTCGCCATCGCTTTTGGAGAAGAGGCGCTGGGAATATACGCCTCAGTGGCCACGCCATGCGTCATCGTACAGGTTTTGGCCCAAAATCTATATACTCCGATGCTTGGCCCAATAGCCACACTCAGGGCAAATGGAGACAATCGTGGCGCACGACGCAAATCCATTGGGCTCCTTCTTACGGTGATCGGAGTGGCCCTCGGGCTATCAATTCCCCTTGTTCTTTTCTCTGGAGCAATACTAGGTGCGCTCTACGGCGAGACGATTTTGCCCTATCTTGACGTTCTTCCACCGGCGCTTCTCGTTACAACCGGAGTTGCATCCATATATGTGGTTACGGACCTGTTGATCGTATATGACAAGCTTCGGAAGACATTAACGGTAAATGTTATTGCTTTTGTCGTAATGGCGTCCTTGTTAGTACCGTTAACCTCGCTTTGCTATATGAACGGTTTGAACCTGACACTTCTAATCGCATACTTATCAGGAACGTTATACGGACTATGGGTTCTTCTACGTAGCTCATGA
- a CDS encoding glycosyltransferase, with protein MDDGSSDSSRSILGGAQIDGWDKSVLSQTKRGQSAARNAALRWLMEGHFGSQVRSLS; from the coding sequence ATTGACGACGGCTCGTCTGATTCTTCGCGTTCTATTCTTGGGGGTGCTCAGATTGACGGTTGGGATAAATCGGTTCTGTCTCAAACTAAACGAGGCCAATCTGCAGCAAGGAACGCAGCGCTTCGCTGGCTGATGGAGGGACATTTCGGCTCCCAAGTTCGCTCTCTTTCTTGA
- a CDS encoding DUF6541 family protein — MWIHLLFDYLFSLAVVAGPGYFAFRMLGFGRAASISFAPSASFLAMTASVFALRALGVWATWQTALFSMATLTALVCVLTAPLRERNKLKFEIDFRLIALACGVSAVAAFFYYVLPLDSAVSFYQENDNIAHLSAVREFLDTGVFCHESIASYPALWRSLTAIVASFGLGGVTVAANAVNLLFITYVYPSAMAAFIQVVLPNHERARLLASCLVSAFAAFPWGLLIFGPLYPNIAGNALLPLAMTAFAMGIRSERRGEALNWAFIFLTDSLLLFYAHPNALFTGVVVLAPLCVKTIWDRTSSAELTAKRRKFLCACFIVFVILIWTALYKMPALRGVVSFDWPSYTSVSQAIVNIMSLALNKASAPQIVLGVLVLFGLIASVNDGEHSWIAASYVIMCFIYVADVALGGKIQHYLAGFWYSDSFRVASSFVFVLVILASLGLDSLATTISRLRLVISRDKAVKRSNVRSTFAMACLLIVIFCPSFSIQKNAYVTTGFGAVKGMMTSGNLLAENQNGLDGKEIRFLREVHEVTGDEPILNYPYDGSAYAYAVDDLNVLNRGWYENRDYNVALLGREADELSSNSHVQAAFRSLGIKYVLLLDYDREVGGLYMAGGYSQSSWTGLEKLNDETPGFKIVLKEGDMRLYEVD, encoded by the coding sequence ATGTGGATTCACCTGCTATTCGATTACCTGTTTTCGCTAGCGGTCGTCGCCGGACCTGGCTATTTCGCATTCAGAATGCTAGGTTTTGGTAGAGCGGCGAGTATTTCTTTTGCTCCGTCAGCTAGCTTTTTGGCAATGACGGCTTCAGTTTTTGCCCTACGGGCACTTGGCGTATGGGCTACTTGGCAGACCGCCCTGTTCTCAATGGCCACTTTGACCGCTTTGGTATGTGTGCTCACTGCCCCCCTGAGAGAAAGGAACAAATTAAAATTTGAAATCGACTTCAGATTGATCGCCCTTGCCTGCGGTGTTTCAGCTGTTGCTGCTTTTTTCTACTATGTTCTTCCGCTTGATTCAGCCGTTTCGTTTTATCAAGAAAACGACAATATCGCTCATCTATCAGCAGTGAGAGAGTTTCTAGATACGGGGGTATTCTGTCATGAGAGCATTGCGTCATACCCCGCGCTCTGGCGCTCTCTCACAGCCATTGTTGCTTCTTTTGGGCTTGGGGGAGTTACCGTAGCTGCAAATGCGGTTAATCTGCTGTTTATTACATACGTTTATCCATCGGCAATGGCGGCCTTTATTCAGGTTGTTCTCCCGAATCATGAGAGGGCGCGACTCCTTGCCAGCTGCCTCGTATCTGCTTTTGCGGCGTTTCCATGGGGCCTCTTAATTTTTGGCCCCCTTTATCCCAATATTGCCGGCAATGCCTTGCTGCCTCTTGCTATGACAGCGTTTGCCATGGGGATTCGATCTGAAAGGCGCGGCGAAGCCTTGAATTGGGCCTTCATCTTTCTTACCGACAGTCTTCTCTTGTTCTATGCCCATCCCAATGCCCTCTTTACGGGCGTTGTTGTCTTGGCGCCCCTTTGTGTTAAGACAATCTGGGACCGGACATCCTCCGCCGAGCTTACTGCAAAGAGGAGAAAGTTCCTGTGCGCTTGCTTCATTGTTTTCGTCATCCTGATTTGGACCGCTCTCTATAAAATGCCAGCCCTGAGGGGTGTCGTCTCGTTTGACTGGCCTTCATATACATCCGTTTCTCAGGCAATTGTTAACATTATGTCGCTTGCTTTGAATAAGGCCAGCGCGCCCCAAATTGTGCTCGGAGTATTAGTGCTGTTTGGCCTCATTGCTTCCGTGAATGACGGAGAGCATTCATGGATTGCCGCGTCTTATGTAATTATGTGTTTCATTTATGTTGCGGATGTTGCTCTCGGAGGAAAGATACAGCACTATTTGGCGGGCTTTTGGTATTCGGATAGCTTTAGGGTCGCTAGTTCTTTTGTCTTTGTCTTGGTGATTCTTGCCTCACTGGGCCTTGATAGCTTAGCTACTACGATATCCCGCCTGAGGCTGGTAATATCTCGAGATAAGGCAGTGAAACGGTCAAATGTGCGTTCAACATTTGCGATGGCTTGTCTACTGATTGTTATTTTCTGCCCAAGTTTCTCCATTCAAAAAAATGCCTATGTTACAACTGGATTTGGTGCAGTTAAAGGAATGATGACCTCGGGTAATCTTCTTGCCGAAAACCAAAATGGTCTTGATGGGAAGGAGATTCGATTCCTACGTGAGGTTCATGAAGTGACCGGGGATGAGCCGATACTAAATTATCCATACGATGGTAGCGCATATGCATATGCGGTCGATGACCTGAATGTTCTAAACCGCGGTTGGTACGAGAACAGAGACTATAACGTCGCTTTGCTGGGAAGAGAGGCGGACGAGCTGTCCTCGAATTCTCATGTCCAAGCTGCGTTTCGTTCTCTTGGTATTAAGTATGTACTATTGCTCGATTATGATAGGGAAGTCGGTGGTCTTTACATGGCTGGAGGCTATTCCCAGTCAAGCTGGACGGGCCTTGAGAAATTGAACGACGAAACTCCTGGATTTAAAATAGTTCTCAAAGAGGGCGACATGAGACTGTATGAGGTCGATTAG
- a CDS encoding glycosyltransferase family 2 protein has translation MPLVSVVIPAHNSEGYIGQTLASVLSQTLTDIEVIVVDDGSTDRTASIVEELTHRDDRVRLIRQENQYAGVARNKGMEAAAGEYLYFLDADDWIEPDALEKMCSSAESLGSDIVVARSEGFDNQTGDTWLIDYALNGVPFDTLIKPSFYADRLFQRFMGWPWDKLYRAEFVRSSGLRFQSLRTTNDAYFVFSSLMLAGGISCVDEVLFHHRVNNRKSLEGTRSKSWNCAIEAMRAIAKKIDEQTEPAPLMESYNNWVLDYTHWSLDTLPADIADRYLKELIPSISAMPDDAELYVNRLEWTLKTLAPLNRSKLLLKATNLSLDKDSLTHDKENLSHEIANLQAEIARLNGELNSLREELADRDGKIKEV, from the coding sequence ATGCCCCTTGTTTCAGTTGTCATCCCAGCTCATAATTCCGAGGGCTATATTGGTCAGACTCTTGCGAGCGTGCTCTCCCAGACGCTAACGGACATTGAGGTCATTGTTGTCGATGACGGGTCGACTGACCGGACCGCTAGCATTGTCGAAGAGCTGACTCATCGTGATGACCGAGTCCGCCTCATTCGCCAAGAGAATCAATATGCTGGCGTGGCCAGGAACAAGGGAATGGAAGCCGCTGCGGGCGAGTACCTGTATTTCCTCGATGCGGATGACTGGATTGAGCCGGATGCACTCGAGAAGATGTGCTCATCTGCTGAATCGCTTGGCTCTGATATCGTCGTTGCTCGGAGCGAAGGCTTTGATAACCAGACAGGGGACACTTGGCTAATCGATTATGCGCTCAATGGTGTTCCCTTTGACACACTGATCAAACCTAGCTTCTATGCAGACCGACTGTTCCAGCGTTTTATGGGGTGGCCTTGGGATAAGCTCTACCGCGCTGAGTTCGTTCGCTCCTCCGGTCTCCGGTTCCAGTCACTTCGCACTACAAACGATGCATACTTCGTCTTTTCTTCCCTAATGCTCGCGGGAGGGATTTCCTGTGTAGATGAAGTTCTATTTCACCATAGGGTCAACAACCGAAAGTCGCTGGAGGGAACACGTTCCAAGAGCTGGAACTGTGCAATTGAGGCCATGCGGGCCATTGCAAAGAAAATCGACGAACAGACAGAACCTGCTCCATTGATGGAAAGCTATAACAACTGGGTTCTGGATTACACACACTGGAGCCTCGATACCCTTCCCGCAGATATCGCTGATCGGTATCTGAAGGAGTTGATTCCGTCGATATCCGCCATGCCTGATGACGCTGAACTGTATGTCAACAGACTCGAGTGGACCCTGAAAACTCTTGCGCCCCTTAATAGGTCAAAACTGCTTCTGAAGGCAACGAACTTAAGTCTGGACAAAGACAGTCTGACTCATGACAAGGAGAACCTATCCCATGAGATAGCGAATCTCCAGGCCGAAATCGCTCGGCTCAACGGGGAGCTGAACTCGTTGAGGGAAGAGCTTGCCGATCGAGACGGCAAGATCAAGGAAGTGTAA
- a CDS encoding glycosyltransferase, with protein MNNPKVSILVPICNVERFLRQCLDGLVNQTLEDIEIICINDGSTDSSLSIIREYERRDQRIVVIDKPNSGYGDSMNKGIDIARGEYIGIVESDDFAVIDMFEKLYKTAKKDDLDIVRSNYRAHVTGRDPAKDSLVENLAICGSYGKVFNPMDNPCVFMCQPAIWTSIYKKSLLDEHDVRFLPTPGASFQDTAFYFKAFYAASRVMLLKEGYLHYRIDNANSSVKNQNKLFCVCDEYAEVWRYAKSEPEKLEVMKRWIPRQQFEGYLWNLNRLSPELQQRFYPRYVEEFKEIRDAGLIDPARFDERMFARLNSMIDNPDMYFQSQYGPRNPERTIVACVNGLTVPDAKAALVGLLDKLSADDEVFVVSPSSEAIVFELKNEKEDMGRLRSDADLIGQRLVAQFDASACRGGSVSVVGLGSSDADFSALASAADANELFCDNEAFALGCGSVSDGTPKTLVSLVLRNLVNHASETIHGLPTDWASMLCSDARIDDEDFRAAIEGAKEFASELMGSDAPYEVKKLLYGQLLSIWSSVRKVYSTLDWDKACELREDYLSMANAPALAAPCASDDDEPALTVISPVYNAGAYLEECLDSIFGQTFPDFEVILVNDGSPDNSLELLEAATARDDRVRVVSQFNCGAGAARNRGIELARGKRLIFIDPDDRFATNHVFADLMEAMDRTGTLLCGGSLSLLKPSGKIKSNFSFGESFYHVSAERDVALSEIWTDYGWIRFMYDASLFTDGAVRFPQLNWYEDPVFFLRAVAKADGCHVVPVDVYHYRVGYKEIEWTVPKVRDMLLGMGANLKVAEEKGMGELYVTIVRRFNYDYRDAIKGKLEDSGVYRQIVDIQASLNHGMIREYSSYDNSYYLLLPLRSAGGRRVFAVERLATKVAESRAYTGMQRVIDRVRKRG; from the coding sequence ATGAACAACCCTAAGGTCTCTATTCTTGTCCCGATATGTAACGTCGAGCGCTTTCTGCGTCAGTGCCTTGATGGTCTCGTGAACCAGACGCTTGAGGACATCGAGATCATTTGCATCAACGATGGCTCAACCGACTCGTCGCTCTCGATCATTCGCGAGTACGAACGCCGTGACCAGCGAATCGTGGTCATCGACAAGCCTAACAGTGGCTATGGCGACTCCATGAACAAGGGCATCGACATCGCTCGCGGAGAGTACATCGGCATAGTTGAGTCCGATGACTTCGCCGTCATTGATATGTTCGAGAAGCTCTACAAGACGGCCAAAAAGGACGATTTGGACATCGTTCGCTCTAACTACCGTGCGCATGTCACCGGCCGGGACCCGGCCAAGGATTCCCTGGTGGAGAACCTCGCCATCTGCGGAAGCTATGGCAAGGTCTTCAATCCCATGGACAATCCATGCGTGTTCATGTGCCAGCCCGCTATCTGGACGAGCATCTACAAGAAGTCCCTTCTCGATGAACATGACGTGCGCTTTCTGCCCACTCCTGGCGCATCGTTCCAGGATACGGCGTTTTACTTCAAGGCCTTCTACGCCGCCTCCAGGGTGATGCTGCTCAAGGAAGGCTATCTTCACTACCGCATCGACAACGCCAATTCCTCTGTCAAAAATCAGAACAAGCTCTTCTGTGTGTGCGATGAGTATGCGGAAGTGTGGAGGTATGCCAAGAGCGAACCCGAGAAGCTTGAGGTCATGAAGCGCTGGATTCCTCGCCAGCAGTTCGAGGGCTATCTTTGGAACCTCAACCGCCTCTCTCCTGAGCTCCAGCAGAGGTTCTATCCGCGCTATGTGGAGGAGTTCAAGGAGATTCGCGATGCCGGCCTCATCGACCCGGCCAGGTTCGATGAGCGGATGTTTGCTCGCCTGAATTCGATGATCGACAATCCAGATATGTATTTCCAGAGTCAGTACGGGCCTCGTAACCCGGAGCGAACGATAGTTGCCTGCGTCAATGGGCTTACCGTGCCGGACGCGAAGGCGGCACTTGTGGGGCTCCTTGATAAGCTCTCCGCCGATGATGAGGTATTTGTTGTCTCGCCCTCATCTGAGGCAATTGTCTTTGAGCTCAAGAACGAGAAAGAAGACATGGGCAGGCTTCGCAGCGATGCCGACCTTATTGGCCAGAGGCTCGTCGCGCAGTTTGATGCGAGTGCTTGTCGTGGCGGCAGCGTTTCCGTGGTGGGCCTGGGCTCGTCCGATGCTGACTTTTCTGCGCTGGCAAGCGCCGCTGATGCGAACGAACTTTTCTGCGACAACGAAGCATTTGCCCTAGGCTGCGGATCCGTCTCTGACGGCACCCCGAAGACGCTTGTGTCGCTAGTCCTTCGTAATCTCGTTAACCACGCATCCGAGACTATTCATGGGCTGCCCACCGATTGGGCCTCCATGCTTTGTTCGGATGCTCGCATTGATGACGAGGACTTCCGCGCCGCCATTGAGGGCGCCAAGGAGTTTGCGTCTGAGCTTATGGGCTCAGACGCCCCATACGAGGTCAAGAAGCTCTTGTATGGGCAGCTGCTGAGCATTTGGTCCTCCGTGCGTAAGGTGTACTCCACGCTCGACTGGGACAAGGCGTGCGAGCTTCGCGAAGACTATCTCTCTATGGCTAATGCGCCGGCACTCGCTGCTCCTTGTGCAAGCGATGACGATGAGCCTGCGTTGACCGTCATCTCGCCGGTTTACAACGCCGGTGCCTATCTCGAGGAGTGTCTGGATTCGATCTTTGGACAGACGTTCCCTGATTTCGAGGTCATTCTTGTCAACGATGGCTCTCCAGACAACTCGCTCGAGCTACTTGAGGCTGCCACCGCTCGCGACGACCGCGTTCGAGTGGTGAGCCAGTTCAACTGTGGTGCCGGTGCCGCTCGCAACCGTGGCATCGAGCTGGCGCGCGGCAAGCGTCTCATCTTCATTGACCCTGATGACCGATTTGCCACGAACCATGTCTTCGCTGATCTCATGGAGGCTATGGACCGTACGGGAACTTTGCTGTGCGGAGGCTCACTGTCGCTTCTTAAGCCGTCTGGCAAGATTAAGTCGAACTTCTCGTTTGGTGAGTCGTTCTATCACGTATCGGCTGAGCGTGACGTCGCGCTCAGCGAGATATGGACGGACTACGGCTGGATTCGCTTTATGTATGACGCGAGCCTGTTCACGGATGGAGCCGTACGATTCCCGCAGCTTAACTGGTACGAGGATCCCGTCTTCTTCCTCCGTGCAGTCGCCAAGGCCGATGGATGCCATGTCGTTCCCGTTGACGTCTACCATTACAGGGTCGGTTACAAGGAGATCGAGTGGACCGTGCCCAAGGTACGCGACATGCTTCTTGGCATGGGCGCTAACCTCAAGGTCGCTGAGGAAAAGGGTATGGGCGAGCTTTACGTCACGATTGTCCGTCGCTTCAACTACGACTACCGTGATGCCATCAAGGGCAAGCTGGAGGATTCTGGTGTCTACAGGCAGATTGTCGATATCCAAGCGAGCCTCAATCATGGGATGATTCGCGAGTACTCCTCCTATGACAATTCGTACTATTTACTCCTGCCGCTTCGTAGCGCTGGGGGAAGGCGTGTGTTTGCGGTGGAGAGGCTTGCGACCAAGGTTGCAGAGTCGAGAGCTTATACGGGCATGCAGAGGGTAATTGATCGCGTCAGGAAAAGGGGCTAA
- a CDS encoding phosphorylcholine transferase LicD, with protein sequence MSFDQYENLEDLKRVQSLCTQILGELDRVCRKLDIHYVVYGGTAIGAVRHHGFIPWDDDVDVCMARDDYERFLKEAPEEIGHEYLIINSRTEPCFPCTFSYMGLSETFFVPEFYKECEYKKPLSIDVFPLDRVPGDRKSYRKQAFRTWLWGRLAYLRATSTPFLSFDGIKRSIVLACCRIVHTLLVKFRINMRFIQGKWDRAAQRFDDNSELTMFADYCDADPLRWSISERDLFDTIDVPFESIMVKIPRAYDEILTRGYGDYMTLPPVDQRKNHKPFLLDFGPYGKS encoded by the coding sequence ATGTCGTTTGATCAATACGAAAACCTTGAGGATTTGAAGCGAGTCCAGTCGTTGTGCACTCAAATCCTCGGTGAGCTCGACAGGGTCTGTCGCAAGCTGGACATTCATTATGTTGTCTATGGCGGGACGGCCATCGGAGCAGTGCGGCATCATGGCTTCATTCCATGGGATGACGATGTGGATGTCTGCATGGCTCGTGATGACTATGAGAGATTTCTAAAGGAAGCTCCCGAGGAAATCGGTCATGAGTACCTGATTATCAACTCTAGGACTGAGCCCTGTTTCCCGTGTACGTTCTCTTATATGGGACTCTCTGAGACTTTCTTTGTGCCCGAGTTCTATAAAGAATGCGAGTACAAGAAGCCCCTAAGTATTGACGTGTTTCCACTTGATCGGGTCCCTGGCGATAGAAAGAGCTATAGGAAGCAGGCTTTCAGAACATGGCTTTGGGGCAGACTGGCTTATCTGAGGGCCACTTCTACACCCTTTCTCTCTTTTGATGGAATTAAGAGGAGCATCGTTCTCGCCTGTTGCCGGATTGTCCATACCTTGCTGGTGAAGTTTCGAATCAATATGAGATTTATACAGGGGAAATGGGATCGGGCTGCTCAGCGGTTCGATGATAATTCGGAGCTAACCATGTTTGCGGATTACTGTGATGCTGATCCGCTTCGCTGGTCTATTTCCGAAAGAGACCTCTTTGATACGATTGATGTGCCGTTCGAGTCAATCATGGTCAAAATTCCACGGGCCTATGATGAAATACTAACTAGGGGGTACGGGGACTATATGACCCTTCCTCCCGTTGACCAGAGAAAGAATCACAAACCGTTCCTGCTTGATTTTGGCCCCTATGGAAAGAGCTAA
- a CDS encoding glycosyltransferase produces MDESNAIKLSIIVPCYKVEAYLPKCLDSLVNQTLSDIEVICINDGSPDRCIDILREYEANYPGKVIVIDKQNEGVWKGRWDGIAIARGEYIGFLDSDDYAAPTFAESLYSAAKSNDADIAICGFDRIDLETGKVFSREMASERPSFVIDDDPGRLVELNGAPWNKCFRASVLKRMRNLTNPPTVLDDLAFHLLVYCDMHRKVVYVPGSYVRYMVRAGSIINSVKKSQVDSIRAAFIEIRRQYETARPELLPMLDAVAFLHLGVSLVFRLSSTPGENVGKDISEITGYLDAEFPTWRRSPYINAAYAFPRGGALLKLLVVQKVYKLHLMQAFLAIYSFMIEKIHVDIKW; encoded by the coding sequence ATGGACGAAAGCAACGCGATTAAGCTCAGCATTATTGTTCCATGTTATAAAGTCGAAGCTTATCTGCCCAAGTGTCTTGATTCACTTGTGAACCAGACCCTTTCTGACATTGAAGTTATTTGTATCAATGATGGCTCCCCCGATCGCTGCATTGATATTCTTCGCGAGTATGAGGCGAACTATCCTGGCAAGGTCATAGTCATTGACAAACAGAATGAGGGCGTATGGAAGGGACGCTGGGACGGGATTGCGATCGCGCGAGGGGAGTACATTGGTTTTCTCGATAGCGATGACTACGCTGCCCCAACGTTTGCCGAATCTCTATATAGCGCAGCGAAGTCTAATGATGCTGATATAGCGATTTGTGGATTTGACCGTATTGACTTGGAAACCGGGAAGGTGTTTTCGAGAGAGATGGCGTCCGAAAGGCCGTCGTTTGTTATTGACGACGATCCAGGACGTCTCGTAGAACTTAATGGGGCACCTTGGAACAAGTGCTTTCGGGCATCGGTTCTCAAGCGCATGCGTAATCTGACAAACCCACCAACGGTACTTGATGATTTGGCCTTTCATCTCCTTGTATATTGTGATATGCATAGAAAGGTTGTGTATGTGCCTGGCTCATATGTTCGCTACATGGTTAGAGCCGGATCAATTATCAACAGCGTGAAGAAGAGCCAAGTCGATTCAATTCGCGCCGCTTTTATCGAAATACGTAGACAGTATGAGACCGCAAGGCCCGAGCTGCTTCCGATGCTTGACGCGGTTGCCTTCCTCCATCTCGGAGTGTCCTTGGTCTTTAGGCTCTCTTCAACTCCCGGTGAAAACGTAGGGAAGGATATATCAGAAATCACGGGATATCTCGATGCCGAATTCCCAACCTGGCGTCGTTCTCCGTATATCAATGCTGCATATGCTTTCCCAAGAGGGGGTGCCCTGCTCAAGCTGCTTGTTGTTCAAAAGGTGTATAAGCTGCATCTAATGCAAGCGTTCTTGGCAATCTATAGCTTCATGATTGAGAAGATTCATGTCGACATCAAGTGGTGA